From the genome of Scytonema hofmannii PCC 7110, one region includes:
- a CDS encoding beta-1,6-N-acetylglucosaminyltransferase has protein sequence MKICYLIQTHKNPEQIYRLVKVIKQLSPDSYVLISHNYYTCDLDRIPIQNLPNVEVIISNKIQRYDFSILQAYFNAIDWLFQHNIKFDWLVNLTGQDYPTQPLPKIENFLAQTKYDGFLEYFDVFSPQSPWGLKTGCDRYCYQYLLSHVQLSREQKILFKLVKNFINYFQNIVKIDVSPVLMIACQSEISPFNEQFKCYGGSYFTTLSWKCIRYLHDLFIKSSKIISYYKNTLLPEESLIQTLLVNSNKFNLCDRNCRYINFKKSRHGHPHLLTLQDYPFLIQEDMHFARKFDIAKNSQILDLLDKRIFS, from the coding sequence ATGAAAATCTGTTATCTTATTCAGACTCACAAAAATCCTGAACAAATATACAGGCTTGTTAAAGTTATTAAACAATTAAGTCCTGATTCTTACGTACTTATTAGCCATAATTATTATACTTGTGATTTGGATAGAATACCTATACAAAATTTACCAAATGTTGAAGTAATTATTAGTAATAAAATTCAAAGGTACGATTTTTCAATTTTACAAGCATATTTTAATGCTATTGACTGGCTTTTTCAACATAACATTAAATTTGATTGGTTAGTAAATTTGACTGGTCAAGATTATCCAACTCAACCACTGCCTAAAATAGAAAATTTTTTGGCACAGACTAAATATGATGGTTTTTTAGAGTATTTTGATGTTTTTAGTCCCCAAAGCCCTTGGGGACTAAAAACAGGATGCGATCGCTACTGTTATCAATACTTACTCTCGCACGTACAGCTATCACGCGAACAAAAAATTCTATTTAAATTAGTTAAAAATTTTATAAATTATTTTCAAAATATTGTAAAAATAGATGTTTCTCCTGTCCTAATGATAGCTTGTCAAAGCGAAATCTCACCATTTAACGAGCAATTTAAATGTTATGGAGGTTCGTATTTCACAACTCTTTCCTGGAAATGTATAAGGTATTTACATGATTTATTTATTAAGTCATCAAAGATTATCAGTTACTATAAAAATACACTATTGCCTGAAGAATCTTTAATTCAAACTTTACTAGTTAATAGTAATAAATTTAATTTGTGCGATCGCAACTGCCGATACATCAATTTTAAAAAAAGTCGTCACGGACATCCTCATTTACTAACTCTTCAAGATTATCCCTTTCTGATTCAAGAAGATATGCATTTTGCCAGAAAATTTGATATTGCTAAAAACAGCCAAATTCTAGATCTGCTAGACAAAAGAATCTTTTCATAA
- a CDS encoding lipopolysaccharide biosynthesis protein, with protein sequence MGENLVINFIKIINQKLSNQFLRNIGWLGGAELVNRIFRLGTTVILARNLSSQDYGLAAVVITLNEFASVLTLRSGIGGKIVQAREEDLKVFCDTAYWLNWILCIFLFIIQCILAFPIAWFYKDSRLIAPICVAALVYLMLPHFSVHNALIDRENRFKITALSTSIQAMLSNVLSMVLAIMGMGMWAFVLPFVLTTPVWIVVTHLNQPWRPTKSFTLHRWQEIISFGKDVLGYELLDKMRANLDYILIGRFLGVEALGLYFFAFNAGLGISLNVINVMVWPLYPHLCAVRNNMEELKEKYFHSLKILAFIIVPLVLLQSTLAPFYVPIIFGKKWEVAIPIVVLICLSALPRPFATAAALLLQSLDRAWINLRYSAIFTIVFTIALIIAMKWGTLGVAIAVLISHALALPVFSIWATQYVFIKNSTLLFTEKRL encoded by the coding sequence ATGGGAGAAAATCTAGTGATTAATTTCATAAAAATAATCAACCAGAAATTATCAAATCAATTTCTTCGTAATATTGGCTGGCTTGGTGGTGCAGAATTAGTCAATCGTATTTTTCGTTTGGGAACAACAGTGATACTGGCTCGCAACTTAAGTTCTCAAGACTACGGATTGGCAGCAGTCGTTATAACTCTCAATGAATTCGCTAGTGTTTTAACTCTGAGATCGGGGATTGGCGGAAAAATAGTACAAGCGAGGGAAGAGGATTTAAAAGTTTTCTGCGACACAGCCTATTGGCTCAATTGGATTTTATGTATCTTTCTTTTCATAATTCAATGTATTTTAGCTTTTCCCATTGCTTGGTTTTATAAAGATAGTAGGCTGATAGCACCAATTTGTGTTGCTGCTCTAGTCTATTTAATGTTGCCACACTTTTCCGTTCATAATGCATTAATAGACAGAGAAAACAGGTTCAAAATAACAGCTTTAAGCACTTCTATTCAGGCAATGCTAAGCAATGTACTGAGTATGGTACTTGCCATTATGGGCATGGGTATGTGGGCTTTTGTCCTACCCTTTGTCCTAACAACTCCAGTGTGGATAGTAGTGACTCATTTAAATCAACCTTGGCGACCTACCAAGTCTTTCACTCTTCATCGGTGGCAAGAAATAATAAGCTTTGGTAAAGATGTGCTGGGTTATGAATTATTAGATAAAATGAGAGCCAATTTAGACTATATTTTAATTGGACGTTTTTTAGGAGTTGAAGCGTTAGGACTTTATTTTTTTGCTTTTAACGCTGGTTTGGGGATTAGCCTAAACGTTATTAATGTAATGGTATGGCCTTTATATCCTCATCTTTGTGCTGTTCGTAATAATATGGAGGAGCTTAAAGAAAAATACTTTCACAGTCTGAAAATTCTTGCCTTCATTATTGTTCCACTTGTTCTTCTACAATCTACTTTAGCCCCATTTTATGTACCAATTATTTTTGGTAAGAAATGGGAAGTCGCAATTCCAATAGTCGTCCTGATTTGTTTGTCTGCTTTACCACGTCCTTTTGCTACCGCAGCAGCCTTGCTCCTTCAGTCCTTAGATAGAGCTTGGATTAATCTTCGTTACAGTGCAATTTTTACGATAGTCTTTACAATTGCCTTAATTATAGCAATGAAGTGGGGAACTTTAGGAGTCGCTATAGCCGTACTCATTTCTCACGCTTTAGCATTGCCCGTCTTCTCTATTTGGGCAACTCAATATGTATTTATTAAAAATTCCACTTTACTATTCACTGAAAAAAGATTATGA
- a CDS encoding glycosyltransferase family 2 protein yields the protein MKKVSVIIPVYKAENYIEGTLRSVLNQSHQNLQILIIDDDSPDRSVKICQQFTDPRIKIIHQKNRGLAGARNTGIRHAQGEYLAFLDADDLWLADKIEKHIAHLESSPDVGISFSRSAFIDEKSNPWGLYQMSKLKDITPLDLFCRTPIGNGSAAVFRREVFENIKFLDNLYGSTEDFYFDENFRESEDVECWLRIAIQTNWKIAGIPQALTLYRVNSSGLSANLNKKLESWKKLIEKVRSYAPEQIGQWEKPAMAYHLRYLARRAVTLQAGATSVQMWYQAIFTYWRILIEEPRRTLITGIAAYLIWLLPIPLYTQMEGLARKVAGVIQKQRILQEVTSDQ from the coding sequence ATGAAAAAAGTATCTGTCATTATTCCAGTTTACAAAGCAGAAAACTATATCGAAGGAACACTGCGATCGGTACTGAATCAAAGTCATCAAAATTTACAAATTTTAATTATTGATGATGATTCTCCAGACCGAAGTGTAAAGATTTGTCAGCAATTTACTGACCCTAGAATTAAAATTATTCATCAAAAAAATCGGGGATTAGCTGGTGCGAGAAATACAGGCATTCGTCATGCTCAAGGAGAGTATTTGGCTTTTCTTGATGCTGATGATTTGTGGTTAGCAGACAAGATAGAAAAACATATTGCTCATTTAGAATCATCTCCTGACGTAGGCATAAGTTTTAGCCGCTCTGCATTTATTGACGAAAAAAGCAATCCGTGGGGTCTGTATCAAATGTCCAAATTAAAAGATATTACCCCATTAGACTTATTCTGTCGTACCCCCATTGGTAACGGTTCAGCAGCAGTGTTTCGACGAGAAGTCTTTGAGAACATCAAATTTTTAGATAATCTTTACGGTTCAACAGAAGATTTTTATTTTGATGAAAACTTCCGTGAGTCTGAAGATGTTGAATGTTGGTTGCGGATAGCTATTCAAACAAATTGGAAAATTGCAGGAATTCCTCAAGCTTTAACACTTTACCGAGTCAATTCTAGCGGCTTGTCAGCTAACCTTAATAAAAAGTTAGAGTCTTGGAAGAAGCTGATTGAAAAAGTTCGTTCTTATGCACCAGAGCAAATAGGACAGTGGGAAAAGCCTGCTATGGCTTACCATCTCAGATACCTAGCTCGTAGAGCCGTGACTTTACAAGCAGGTGCTACATCTGTACAGATGTGGTATCAAGCGATATTTACTTACTGGCGCATTTTGATAGAAGAACCGCGACGTACATTAATTACTGGTATAGCTGCTTATTTAATTTGGCTTTTGCCTATACCTTTGTATACACAGATGGAAGGCTTGGCTCGAAAGGTAGCAGGAGTTATACAAAAGCAGCGCATTCTTCAAGAAGTGACCAGTGACCAGTAA
- a CDS encoding O-antigen ligase family protein, translating to MKPQNFEESLIWYFIIGAYAIYALGILLPVYSLLAWILFVCLCWRIYKQPKQEIYIPKVTWIWCMCMLLTLVATYLGIKDYNLGNNDLIRGVVGWLTSSAVLALFLLSGCLNIRPNIIYRAVCILCLQSLIVIPIAYVASQVNIPSDLYTSPIERLIQNGPIFYKVSLYIIDVESKSPRLALFAPWAPALGLVSNIYFFLALQEPKKVWRYIGVVGAIAMNVVSVSRLALISLPLVLIITWLLNNLTRPSTQIAAGVMSALSGIFSTPLVNAARDLADLFYNSRASSSEVRAALAEIVLERWEEAPLWGHGIQEPGPLAVAKMPIGSHHTWFGLLFVKGMVGLIALIVPMLWSFVDLVIKARESTTAKVSLSILLTLFFFSFGEQIDVLAYLCWPGLIVIGIAFKERQPSLISVQRENITTSYFYGRKSSD from the coding sequence ATGAAACCTCAAAATTTTGAAGAAAGTTTAATCTGGTATTTCATCATAGGAGCTTACGCAATTTATGCTCTGGGTATTTTGTTACCCGTGTACTCATTGTTAGCATGGATTCTGTTTGTCTGTTTGTGTTGGCGAATTTACAAGCAACCCAAGCAGGAAATATATATACCCAAAGTTACTTGGATATGGTGTATGTGTATGCTCCTGACTCTAGTTGCTACTTATCTGGGTATAAAGGACTATAATCTAGGCAACAATGACCTAATTAGAGGTGTGGTGGGCTGGCTGACAAGCTCTGCAGTACTGGCACTCTTCCTTTTAAGTGGTTGCTTAAATATTAGACCAAACATAATTTACAGAGCAGTTTGCATATTATGCTTGCAAAGTTTGATAGTCATCCCAATTGCTTACGTTGCTTCTCAAGTCAATATACCTAGCGATCTATATACGTCTCCAATAGAAAGGCTTATCCAGAATGGTCCAATTTTTTATAAGGTAAGTCTCTACATTATCGATGTTGAATCCAAGAGTCCCCGTTTAGCTCTATTCGCTCCTTGGGCTCCTGCTCTAGGTTTAGTCAGCAATATCTACTTTTTCCTAGCACTGCAAGAACCAAAAAAAGTGTGGCGATACATTGGTGTAGTGGGTGCGATCGCCATGAACGTTGTATCCGTTTCACGCTTGGCTTTGATTTCTCTGCCACTAGTTTTGATAATTACATGGTTGTTGAATAACTTGACTCGACCTAGCACTCAAATTGCAGCAGGAGTCATGAGTGCTTTGTCAGGTATTTTCAGTACGCCACTTGTCAATGCTGCTAGAGATTTGGCAGATTTATTTTACAATTCACGAGCTAGTTCTTCAGAAGTCCGAGCCGCATTAGCTGAAATCGTACTCGAACGTTGGGAAGAAGCACCTCTATGGGGTCATGGAATTCAAGAACCAGGACCGTTAGCAGTAGCAAAGATGCCTATTGGTTCTCATCATACTTGGTTCGGTCTGTTATTTGTGAAGGGAATGGTTGGTCTCATTGCCTTGATAGTACCCATGTTATGGAGTTTTGTAGACCTAGTTATCAAGGCACGAGAAAGCACCACAGCAAAAGTATCCCTCAGTATTTTGTTAACATTGTTCTTCTTTTCGTTTGGCGAGCAAATCGATGTTTTGGCTTACCTTTGCTGGCCCGGATTGATTGTTATAGGCATTGCATTCAAAGAGAGACAACCAAGTTTGATATCTGTTCAAAGAGAAAACATAACCACATCATATTTTTATGGGAGAAAATCTAGTGATTAA
- the aspS gene encoding aspartate--tRNA ligase — protein MRTYYCGELRKEHIGETVTLYGWVDRRRDHGGVIFIDLRDRSGTVQIVSDPQRTPDSYEDANALRNEYVVEITGRVTQRPEESLNSRIPTGEVEIYADNIKLLNPVRKQLPFQVSTADTDPVREELRLKYRYLDLRRDRMANNLQLRHQIVKAIRRYLEDVEGFVEIETPILTRSTPEGARDYLVPSRANPGEWFALPQSPQLFKQLLMVSGFDRYYQIARCFRDEDLRADRQPEFTQLDMEMSFMSHEEIIELNEKLVCHIFKTVKNLELQRPFPRLTYAEAQERYGSDKPDTRYGLELVNVSAILKDCSFKVFKEAVANGGVVKILPIPNGDAISNVRIKPGGDVFKEAADAGAQGLAYIRVREDGDIDTINAIKTNLTEEQKQEILRCTNAKPGHLLLFGAGDTATVNKTLDRLRQVVAKEFGLIDPEKVNLLWITEFPMFEWNADEKRLEALHHPFTAPHPNDLSDLKTARAEAYDLVFNGFEVGGGSLRIYQREVQEQVFEAIGLSPEEAHNKFGFLLDAFEYGTPPHGGIAYGLDRLVMLLSKEESIRDVIAFPKTQQASCLLTDAPSTVDAKQLKELHVASTFKPKS, from the coding sequence ATGCGAACTTACTATTGCGGCGAACTCCGAAAAGAACATATTGGAGAAACTGTTACCTTGTACGGATGGGTGGACCGTCGCCGCGATCACGGGGGCGTGATATTTATAGATTTACGCGATCGCAGTGGTACAGTTCAAATTGTGAGCGATCCTCAGCGCACTCCTGATTCCTACGAAGACGCGAATGCTCTTAGAAATGAGTATGTTGTTGAAATTACAGGTAGGGTGACGCAACGTCCCGAAGAATCTCTAAATTCTCGCATACCCACAGGCGAAGTTGAAATTTATGCCGACAATATTAAACTGCTCAATCCTGTCCGCAAACAGCTTCCATTTCAAGTGTCCACCGCAGATACAGATCCAGTGCGGGAAGAACTCAGGCTGAAGTATCGCTACTTGGATTTGCGACGCGATCGCATGGCAAATAACTTACAATTGCGGCATCAAATTGTGAAAGCCATTCGTCGTTACTTGGAAGATGTGGAAGGTTTTGTAGAAATCGAAACTCCTATACTGACTCGTTCTACACCTGAAGGTGCGCGGGATTATCTTGTACCCAGTCGGGCTAACCCCGGTGAATGGTTTGCTTTGCCACAATCACCCCAACTTTTTAAACAATTATTAATGGTATCTGGATTTGACAGATACTATCAGATTGCTCGTTGTTTCCGAGATGAAGACTTACGTGCTGACAGACAACCGGAATTTACTCAGCTGGACATGGAGATGAGCTTTATGTCCCATGAGGAAATTATCGAACTCAACGAAAAGTTGGTTTGTCACATCTTCAAAACAGTTAAAAACTTGGAGTTACAACGCCCCTTTCCACGTCTGACTTATGCAGAGGCGCAAGAACGCTACGGTAGTGATAAACCAGATACGCGCTATGGTTTAGAACTTGTCAATGTCTCTGCTATTTTGAAAGACTGTAGTTTTAAAGTTTTTAAGGAGGCTGTAGCGAATGGTGGAGTCGTCAAAATTCTGCCTATTCCTAACGGGGATGCTATCTCGAACGTGCGGATTAAACCGGGCGGTGATGTCTTTAAGGAAGCAGCTGATGCAGGCGCTCAAGGTTTAGCTTATATTCGAGTTAGAGAAGATGGTGATATCGACACAATTAACGCCATCAAAACTAACCTGACAGAAGAACAAAAACAGGAAATTTTACGTTGTACAAATGCAAAACCCGGTCATTTGTTGTTATTTGGTGCAGGTGACACTGCTACTGTCAATAAAACCTTAGATAGATTGAGACAAGTTGTTGCTAAAGAATTTGGACTGATAGATCCAGAGAAAGTTAACTTACTTTGGATTACAGAATTCCCCATGTTTGAATGGAATGCTGACGAAAAACGTCTAGAAGCATTACATCACCCATTTACTGCACCACATCCAAACGATCTCAGCGATCTCAAAACTGCACGAGCAGAAGCATACGATTTGGTGTTTAATGGCTTTGAAGTTGGTGGCGGTAGCTTGCGGATCTATCAGCGTGAAGTTCAGGAGCAGGTTTTTGAGGCAATTGGGCTTTCTCCAGAAGAAGCACATAATAAATTTGGCTTCCTGTTGGATGCTTTTGAGTACGGAACTCCACCTCATGGTGGGATTGCTTATGGTTTAGACCGCTTGGTAATGTTACTTTCTAAAGAAGAATCCATTCGAGATGTGATTGCTTTTCCAAAGACTCAACAAGCAAGTTGCTTGTTAACAGATGCACCTTCGACAGTAGATGCAAAGCAGCTTAAAGAATTGCACGTTGCTTCCACTTTCAAACCTAAATCGTAA
- a CDS encoding GumC family protein, producing the protein MNPFLWFKNPENIVGAGYSNSSDIQTRSRNLNKIRTNSLLMIVAVNGVVWGAALFYLITAKKTYVSDWSINIPISNTNANINLPNIGQATSQDSSAYSGTTFDPRENYKAVANSEEVLKLAARDANMPLKKYGKPRIKIVNNTTFIEFELKGSTPQEAQQKSTALYNALETKLNQLRQEEISQQNRLLQTGIDELREKLKASQERLSMYKVASGLSSDEQLSNLAINIETLRRQRAELIAQEQESQAGLVELSANLGLSSQEASYAFILQGDTLFQKYLQSYNEAKSQLITLSAKFLFNHPIVVTQKAELRSAETSLISRARLLLKRPVSMAAINKINFGNTDASGAKRTDLSEKLVTASVETRGLQAQVKTLDKEITALEARLKMLSQRQSVIEDLKRDVQVYEAVFSSTIARLDLTKARVSASYPQIQVMSKPSLPENPTAPKKEFVVLGALLGSVLLTGGMVRVSQQHTFKEENSKSLKRSDAMN; encoded by the coding sequence ATGAATCCATTTCTTTGGTTTAAAAATCCTGAAAACATAGTAGGCGCGGGATACTCAAATTCTTCAGATATCCAAACGCGATCGCGCAATCTAAATAAAATCAGGACGAATTCCTTGTTGATGATTGTTGCTGTTAATGGAGTTGTGTGGGGAGCCGCTCTATTTTATTTAATAACAGCAAAAAAAACTTATGTCAGCGATTGGTCTATCAATATCCCCATCTCAAACACGAATGCTAATATTAACCTGCCTAATATTGGTCAAGCTACATCTCAAGATAGCTCTGCTTACTCTGGAACGACCTTCGATCCTAGAGAAAATTATAAAGCTGTTGCCAATAGCGAAGAGGTATTGAAATTAGCAGCTCGAGATGCGAATATGCCATTAAAGAAATATGGCAAACCTAGAATTAAGATAGTCAACAATACAACGTTTATAGAATTTGAGCTTAAAGGGTCTACACCACAAGAAGCTCAGCAAAAATCTACAGCTCTGTATAATGCTTTGGAAACAAAGCTTAATCAGTTAAGACAAGAAGAAATTTCTCAACAAAACCGTCTTTTACAAACAGGAATTGATGAATTAAGAGAAAAACTGAAAGCTTCTCAAGAGAGGCTTTCTATGTACAAGGTTGCTTCAGGTTTGAGTTCAGACGAGCAGCTGAGTAATCTAGCAATTAATATTGAAACACTGCGGAGACAACGGGCTGAATTAATCGCTCAAGAACAAGAATCTCAAGCTGGTTTAGTAGAGTTATCAGCTAATCTGGGTTTATCTTCTCAAGAAGCATCATATGCATTTATTCTTCAAGGAGATACACTATTTCAAAAATATTTGCAGAGTTATAACGAAGCAAAAAGTCAGTTGATTACTTTGAGCGCCAAGTTTTTGTTCAATCATCCGATAGTGGTTACGCAAAAAGCAGAGTTAAGATCGGCTGAAACATCTCTGATAAGTAGAGCCAGGTTACTTTTAAAGCGTCCAGTTAGTATGGCAGCTATCAATAAAATCAATTTTGGCAATACTGATGCCAGTGGAGCAAAGCGGACGGATTTGTCAGAAAAACTTGTGACAGCGAGTGTAGAGACTCGGGGTTTACAAGCACAAGTCAAAACATTAGACAAAGAAATTACTGCTCTAGAAGCAAGGCTGAAAATGCTATCACAACGACAATCAGTGATAGAAGATTTGAAGCGAGACGTTCAAGTTTATGAAGCAGTCTTTTCATCAACGATCGCACGATTGGATTTAACAAAAGCAAGGGTTTCTGCTTCTTATCCTCAAATTCAAGTTATGTCAAAGCCGAGTTTACCAGAAAACCCTACTGCACCCAAAAAAGAATTTGTTGTTCTAGGTGCATTGTTAGGTTCGGTGCTTTTAACAGGTGGGATGGTTCGTGTGTCGCAACAACATACTTTTAAGGAAGAAAATAGCAAATCCTTGAAACGCTCGGATGCTATGAATTAA
- a CDS encoding glycosyltransferase family 2 protein translates to MSIVSVIVPAYNAERTILQTVLSIQKQSLSDLEIIIINDGSTDKTVELLNTVQDPRLKIFNYENGGLPVARNRGISHATGEYVAFIDADDLWTPDKLESQLAALEKHPDAGVAYSWTRFMDEKAETYHLSTPIYFEGDVYANLLVWNFIASGSNPLVRREAIKDVGEFDATLRSAEDWDYWLRLARRWHFAVVPKAQVLYRKSSGAMSSKIDVMEKYNLIVIDKAFERAPSHLQYLKKQSQAGIYQYMAQLALMYAPPQEKFKLSFEKIQNAIKLYPKLLVQKKTQILMIKLLLIKIFSDHLATFLMQSMSKIRATRLID, encoded by the coding sequence ATGTCAATTGTATCTGTTATAGTTCCCGCATACAATGCAGAGCGCACAATCCTACAAACAGTTCTTTCCATTCAAAAACAATCCCTCTCTGATTTAGAAATCATCATTATCAACGATGGTTCAACAGATAAAACTGTAGAGTTACTCAATACAGTTCAAGACCCTCGCTTAAAAATTTTCAATTATGAAAATGGTGGGTTACCAGTTGCTCGCAATCGCGGTATTTCTCACGCCACTGGCGAGTATGTAGCATTTATTGATGCTGATGATTTATGGACACCTGACAAATTAGAAAGTCAACTAGCCGCTTTAGAAAAGCATCCAGACGCTGGAGTCGCTTACAGTTGGACAAGGTTTATGGATGAAAAAGCAGAAACTTACCATTTAAGTACTCCTATATATTTTGAAGGTGATGTTTATGCAAATTTATTAGTTTGGAATTTCATTGCGAGTGGCTCCAATCCTTTAGTGCGTCGAGAAGCAATTAAAGATGTAGGAGAATTTGATGCGACACTTCGCTCTGCTGAAGATTGGGATTATTGGCTGCGACTAGCACGGCGTTGGCATTTTGCTGTTGTACCTAAAGCTCAAGTTTTATATCGGAAGTCTTCCGGTGCGATGTCATCAAAAATAGATGTTATGGAGAAATATAACTTAATTGTCATTGACAAAGCATTTGAGAGAGCACCTTCACATTTACAGTATTTGAAAAAGCAGAGCCAAGCAGGTATATATCAATACATGGCACAGTTAGCTTTGATGTATGCTCCACCTCAAGAAAAATTTAAGCTCTCTTTTGAAAAGATACAAAATGCAATTAAATTATACCCAAAGTTGCTGGTACAAAAAAAGACTCAAATTTTAATGATCAAGTTACTACTCATCAAAATCTTCTCAGATCATCTGGCAACATTCCTAATGCAATCAATGAGTAAAATTCGTGCTACTCGACTCATAGATTAG
- a CDS encoding glycosyltransferase family 2 protein encodes MKPLMTIVMPAYNASRYLSESIESVLNQTFKDFQLLIIDDGSTDNTSDIARRYCQQDSRVKLVSQTNQGVSLTRNQGICLTDSKLIAFLDADDKWFPDKLASHIAHFHENLNLGISFTKVEFLTPDGKHTGHISSASLNKLQPEHFLYENPTITVSNLVVRREVFQEIAPFDRNMNYAEDLDFLLRVSCSDRWQIEGINKVLMGYRTSESGLSSNLERMEEGWEAVISKARKYNPDLVNRHYLKARSTHLRYLARRAFRLHLPSQVAANYMTRALLSDWKLILREPRRTLLTILAVYSKHLFTILTFTPFSTKPKQPSLQTKTQE; translated from the coding sequence ATGAAACCTTTGATGACAATAGTCATGCCTGCTTACAACGCATCTCGATATTTATCAGAAAGTATTGAATCTGTGTTGAATCAAACTTTCAAAGATTTTCAATTACTCATTATTGATGATGGTTCAACAGACAATACTAGTGATATTGCTCGTCGTTATTGTCAACAAGACAGTAGAGTCAAGCTGGTTTCACAGACAAATCAAGGAGTCTCTCTAACCCGGAATCAAGGAATATGTCTGACTGACTCAAAACTCATTGCTTTTCTAGACGCAGATGACAAATGGTTCCCTGATAAACTAGCTAGCCATATCGCTCATTTTCATGAAAATCTTAACTTAGGTATTAGTTTTACAAAAGTAGAGTTTTTAACTCCTGATGGTAAACACACAGGACACATATCTAGCGCTTCTTTAAACAAACTTCAACCCGAGCATTTTCTCTATGAGAACCCAACCATTACAGTATCCAACCTTGTAGTACGGCGTGAAGTCTTCCAAGAAATAGCTCCCTTCGATCGCAATATGAATTACGCAGAAGACTTAGATTTTCTTCTACGTGTTAGCTGTAGCGATCGCTGGCAAATAGAAGGTATTAACAAAGTTTTGATGGGATATCGAACCTCAGAAAGCGGTCTTTCTTCAAATCTAGAGCGTATGGAAGAAGGCTGGGAGGCTGTGATTTCTAAAGCTAGAAAATACAACCCAGACTTAGTCAATCGACATTATTTAAAAGCACGGAGTACTCATCTACGCTATCTCGCTCGCAGAGCCTTTCGTTTGCATCTTCCTTCACAAGTTGCAGCCAATTATATGACTCGTGCGCTCCTTTCCGATTGGAAATTAATACTCAGAGAACCCCGGAGAACCTTACTCACAATCTTAGCTGTCTACAGCAAACACTTATTCACAATCTTAACTTTCACACCATTCTCAACAAAACCAAAACAACCTAGTCTCCAAACAAAAACTCAAGAGTAA